Proteins encoded within one genomic window of Pectobacterium araliae:
- a CDS encoding DUF3396 domain-containing protein, with protein sequence MPHPDYLAQLERHAPEFTFTDNNDVVVTRLGLSITLFFKQGYTLEKRQKILACFRRFRDEFGSHLRFHAHEFKSMKKYSPENIAKVEAAILNKGIYDYGGWDISDAKNKDEAPNVMMHYLDSREAGGNQQNSYLSLVLPWFYLKDTHGMARFTDWLTYLCQQLEPDSGDCGHCLNLPQDYDDVCPIEYALARRYPPLQVNANVFAASIHYNNSTRGVNWITVLHNRYISRLGGEDWVRKELAKTPDISITPYPGGLLIRAGQYPDLTPLTDGLSPQYLAVNQLLRPIRVQPQEGHSLHFYGVNQFNGASTRAWYARYDQGPLSITPLKSGTPALVSGYWTTPSQTRTLRFIAQGELAPSLSTTEDTLWHLDHEAESPDDVPEAQS encoded by the coding sequence ATGCCACACCCTGACTACCTCGCCCAACTGGAGCGACACGCCCCCGAGTTTACCTTTACCGATAACAATGACGTGGTGGTTACCCGTCTGGGGCTATCGATCACCCTGTTCTTTAAACAGGGCTACACCCTGGAAAAACGCCAGAAAATACTCGCCTGCTTCCGGCGCTTTCGTGACGAGTTCGGTTCCCACCTGCGCTTCCATGCCCACGAGTTCAAAAGCATGAAAAAATACAGCCCGGAGAATATCGCCAAAGTCGAAGCGGCTATCCTCAACAAGGGCATTTACGACTACGGCGGCTGGGATATCAGCGATGCCAAAAATAAGGATGAAGCCCCCAATGTCATGATGCACTACCTGGACTCTCGTGAAGCGGGAGGCAATCAACAAAACTCTTATCTCAGCCTGGTGCTGCCCTGGTTTTACCTCAAAGATACACATGGCATGGCGCGTTTTACCGACTGGTTAACCTACCTGTGCCAGCAACTGGAGCCGGACAGCGGCGACTGCGGCCACTGCCTGAATCTGCCGCAAGATTATGATGACGTCTGCCCTATCGAATATGCGCTAGCCAGACGTTATCCCCCGCTTCAGGTCAATGCCAACGTCTTCGCTGCGTCTATTCACTACAACAACAGTACCCGCGGCGTGAACTGGATCACCGTGTTACACAACCGCTATATCTCCCGATTAGGCGGGGAGGACTGGGTGCGCAAAGAACTGGCTAAAACCCCGGACATCAGCATTACTCCCTATCCTGGTGGCCTGTTGATCCGTGCCGGGCAGTACCCGGATCTGACTCCGCTGACCGATGGCTTATCGCCCCAGTATCTGGCCGTTAACCAGTTGCTCCGTCCGATACGCGTTCAACCGCAGGAAGGCCACTCCCTGCATTTTTATGGCGTCAACCAGTTTAATGGGGCATCGACCCGGGCCTGGTACGCCCGCTATGATCAGGGGCCGCTATCGATCACGCCCCTCAAATCCGGCACCCCGGCCTTGGTCAGCGGCTACTGGACGACCCCGTCACAGACCCGCACGCTGCGTTTTATCGCACAGGGCGAACTCGCCCCTTCACTTTCAACCACTGAAGACACCCTGTGGCACCTCGATCATGAAGCTGAATCGCCCGACGATGTACCGGAGGCACAGTCATGA
- a CDS encoding DUF3396 domain-containing protein, translating to MPHPDYLAQLERHAPAFTFTDNHDVAVTRLGLSITLYFKQGYTLEKRHKILACYRRFREEFDTHLRFHAHEFKGMKKYSPENIAKVEAAILNKGIYDQSSWDISDAKNMGEAPNCLMRYLDSREAGGDQQNSYLTLVLPWFYLKDLQGMARFTDWLTYLCQQLEPDSGDCGHCLNLPQDYDDYCPLEYDLARRYPSLQVNANAFAAKRHYTDSTRGVNWITVLHNRYISRLGGEDWVRKELAKTPDISITPYPGGLLIRAGQYPDLTPLTDGLSPQYLAVNQLLRPIRVQPQEGHSLHFYGVNQFDEQSTRAWYARYDQGPLSITPLKSGTPALVSGYWTTPSQTRTQRFIAQGELAPSLSPTEDTLWHLDHEAESPDDVPEAQQ from the coding sequence ATGCCACACCCTGACTACCTCGCCCAACTGGAGCGACACGCCCCCGCCTTTACTTTTACCGACAACCATGACGTGGCCGTCACCCGTCTGGGGCTGTCTATTACCCTGTATTTTAAACAGGGCTACACCCTGGAAAAACGCCACAAGATACTCGCCTGCTACCGGCGCTTTCGTGAAGAGTTCGATACCCATCTGCGCTTCCATGCCCACGAGTTCAAAGGCATGAAAAAATACAGTCCGGAGAATATCGCCAAAGTCGAAGCGGCTATCCTGAACAAGGGCATCTACGACCAAAGCAGTTGGGATATCAGCGATGCCAAAAACATGGGCGAAGCCCCCAACTGCCTGATGCGCTATCTGGACTCCCGCGAAGCGGGCGGTGATCAACAGAACTCTTATCTCACGCTGGTTTTGCCCTGGTTTTACCTCAAAGACCTACAGGGTATGGCACGTTTTACCGACTGGCTCACCTACCTGTGCCAGCAACTGGAGCCGGACAGCGGCGACTGCGGTCACTGCCTGAACCTGCCGCAGGACTATGATGACTATTGCCCTCTCGAATACGATCTGGCCAGACGCTATCCTTCACTTCAGGTCAATGCCAACGCCTTTGCTGCCAAAAGGCATTACACCGATAGCACCCGCGGCGTGAACTGGATCACCGTGTTACACAACCGCTATATCTCCCGATTAGGCGGGGAGGACTGGGTGCGTAAAGAACTGGCTAAAACCCCGGACATCAGCATTACTCCCTATCCCGGTGGCCTGTTGATCCGTGCCGGGCAGTACCCGGATCTGACTCCGCTGACCGATGGCTTATCGCCCCAGTATCTGGCCGTTAACCAGTTGCTCCGTCCGATACGCGTTCAACCGCAGGAAGGCCACTCCCTGCATTTTTATGGCGTCAACCAGTTCGATGAGCAATCAACCCGAGCCTGGTACGCCCGCTATGATCAGGGGCCACTATCGATCACGCCCCTCAAATCCGGCACCCCGGCCTTGGTCAGCGGCTACTGGACGACCCCGTCACAGACCCGCACCCAGCGTTTTATCGCACAAGGCGAACTCGCCCCCTCGCTTTCACCCACGGAAGACACACTGTGGCACCTCGATCATGAAGCCGAATCGCCCGACGATGTACCGGAGGCACAACAATGA
- a CDS encoding PAAR domain-containing protein: MRTVIQGKKVILVGDTTTTGGKVLSGSALANQTQAIARQGDPVFCPVCKVTGIISEGSTLANIAGNPIALEGHTVTCGCPDGCTLVALA; encoded by the coding sequence ATGAGGACGGTGATACAGGGAAAGAAAGTCATTCTGGTGGGTGATACGACAACAACCGGCGGTAAAGTGCTTAGTGGTTCTGCGTTAGCCAATCAAACACAGGCAATAGCACGTCAAGGAGACCCCGTATTTTGCCCAGTCTGCAAGGTAACAGGCATAATTAGCGAAGGCAGTACACTCGCCAACATTGCAGGCAACCCCATCGCACTCGAAGGGCACACCGTCACTTGCGGTTGCCCTGATGGCTGCACGTTAGTCGCCTTGGCATAA
- a CDS encoding glycoside hydrolase family 88/105 protein: MTVFSVKHSPLLRQPERFISREDLKALICRITDNLVNIEDKTGEFLLRLDDGRVIDTKGWAGWEWTHGIGLYGIYQYYQQTGDEQMRAIIDDWFTERLAEGTPTKNVNTVCPFLTLAYRYEETGDARWLPYLERWAEWVMYEMPRTNKQGLQHIVYNNENHQQLWDDTLMMSVLPLAKIGKLLNRPEFVEEATYQFLLHVQYLMDRESGLWFHGWTFEGQHNYAKARWARGNSWLTIVIPEFIELLDLPENNATRRFLLQVLESQIEALAKYQDDSGLWHTLIDDPNSYLESSATAGFAYGILKAVRKRYVDPSYAEVAEKAIRGVINHVNQDGELTQVSFGTAMGNDLDFYRNIALTSMPYGQAMAILCLAEYLRVYL; the protein is encoded by the coding sequence ATGACCGTATTCAGTGTAAAACATAGCCCGCTTTTACGTCAGCCGGAACGCTTCATCTCCCGTGAGGATCTGAAGGCGCTGATTTGCCGTATCACCGACAACCTGGTGAATATCGAGGATAAAACCGGTGAGTTCTTGTTACGGCTGGACGATGGTCGGGTGATTGATACCAAAGGCTGGGCGGGATGGGAGTGGACGCACGGCATCGGGCTGTACGGGATTTATCAGTATTACCAGCAGACAGGTGACGAGCAGATGCGCGCCATCATTGACGACTGGTTTACTGAACGTCTGGCGGAAGGCACACCGACGAAGAACGTGAACACCGTGTGCCCGTTCCTGACGCTGGCTTATCGCTATGAAGAAACGGGCGATGCCCGCTGGCTGCCGTATCTGGAGCGCTGGGCGGAGTGGGTGATGTATGAAATGCCGCGCACGAACAAGCAGGGCTTGCAGCACATTGTTTATAACAACGAAAACCACCAGCAGCTGTGGGACGACACGCTGATGATGAGCGTGTTGCCGCTGGCGAAAATCGGCAAGCTGTTAAACCGGCCGGAGTTTGTAGAAGAAGCCACATATCAGTTCCTGCTGCACGTGCAATATCTGATGGATCGCGAAAGCGGCCTGTGGTTCCACGGCTGGACGTTCGAAGGGCAGCACAACTATGCCAAAGCGCGCTGGGCACGTGGAAACAGCTGGCTGACGATCGTTATTCCTGAATTTATCGAACTACTGGATCTGCCGGAAAACAACGCGACGCGTCGCTTCCTGTTGCAGGTGCTGGAAAGCCAGATTGAAGCATTGGCGAAATATCAGGATGACAGCGGCCTGTGGCACACGCTGATCGACGATCCGAATTCGTACCTTGAAAGCTCGGCAACCGCTGGTTTTGCCTACGGGATCCTGAAAGCGGTACGCAAGCGCTACGTCGACCCGAGCTACGCAGAGGTAGCGGAGAAAGCCATTCGCGGCGTGATTAATCACGTTAATCAGGACGGTGAACTGACGCAGGTATCATTCGGCACCGCGATGGGTAATGATCTGGATTTCTACCGCAATATCGCGTTGACCTCCATGCCGTACGGTCAGGCAATGGCGATTCTGTGTCTGGCGGAATACTTGCGGGTATATTTGTAA
- a CDS encoding MFS transporter: protein MKTRKIGLANYLAYGSGDFLGAGTTALTAAWLLYFYTTFCGLTPIEATFIFAMARVLDAVVSPLMGFLTDNFGSTWLGKRFGRRKFFILLGIPFVFSYSFMWVGDMSYWYYLLTYLLFDVVYTMVLVPYETLVPEMTDDFKQKTKFSGARIALAQLSAILAAFLPGILLGYFGKDNAVSFFYSSLVFSVICALVLTLVYFFTWERPRDQMSEASLRAEKERQSLTLGQSLKRLNVELVSTLRIRIFRQHLGMYLGGYIAQDVFNAVFTYYVVFVLMQSPTMASNLMGTMAILQFIAVIGMIPLCIRFGPAPSYRLVVCLFGLSALSYAVLWYSGLHDTFSLLLLISALAGIGRGGINYVPWNTYTYIADVDEVITAQRREGIFAGIMTLTRKASQAGAVMLVGIVLQLSGFVSGQSVQAPGVSHTILMILSFGTVGVLALGFLVSLRFKLNLQTHSVLREETLKMREAGRPVPENITPQARATVEMLAGMPYESLWGNNNIGYLNRHKGDKPVTHATQS from the coding sequence ATGAAAACGCGTAAGATCGGTTTGGCTAACTATTTAGCCTACGGTTCAGGGGACTTTCTTGGTGCGGGTACTACCGCGCTGACGGCCGCTTGGTTACTCTATTTTTATACCACGTTCTGTGGCTTAACGCCGATTGAGGCCACTTTCATTTTTGCGATGGCGCGCGTGCTCGATGCCGTCGTTAGCCCGCTGATGGGCTTCCTGACCGATAACTTCGGTTCAACCTGGCTCGGCAAACGCTTTGGCCGCCGTAAATTCTTTATTTTGCTCGGTATTCCCTTCGTGTTCAGCTACAGCTTCATGTGGGTGGGGGATATGAGCTACTGGTACTATTTGTTGACCTACTTGCTGTTTGATGTCGTGTACACCATGGTGCTGGTGCCGTATGAAACGCTGGTGCCGGAAATGACCGACGATTTCAAACAGAAAACCAAGTTCTCCGGCGCACGTATCGCGTTAGCGCAGCTTTCTGCCATTTTGGCCGCGTTTCTACCGGGTATTCTGCTGGGCTACTTTGGCAAAGACAATGCGGTGTCCTTCTTCTATTCGAGTCTGGTGTTCTCCGTTATCTGTGCGCTGGTGCTGACGTTGGTCTATTTCTTTACCTGGGAACGGCCACGCGATCAGATGTCGGAAGCGTCGCTGCGGGCGGAGAAGGAGCGTCAGTCTCTGACGTTAGGCCAAAGCCTGAAACGGCTGAACGTTGAGCTGGTTTCCACGCTGCGTATTCGCATTTTCCGCCAGCATCTCGGTATGTATCTGGGTGGGTATATCGCGCAGGATGTGTTCAATGCCGTGTTCACTTACTACGTGGTCTTTGTGCTGATGCAAAGCCCGACGATGGCGTCGAACCTGATGGGCACCATGGCGATTCTGCAATTCATCGCGGTTATCGGCATGATCCCGCTGTGTATTCGCTTTGGGCCTGCGCCGTCTTACCGTCTGGTTGTGTGCTTATTTGGCCTGAGTGCACTCTCCTACGCTGTCCTGTGGTACAGCGGCCTGCATGACACCTTCTCTCTATTACTGTTGATCTCTGCACTGGCGGGTATCGGGCGCGGCGGGATCAACTACGTACCGTGGAACACCTACACTTACATCGCGGATGTGGATGAAGTGATCACCGCGCAGCGTCGTGAAGGGATCTTCGCTGGGATTATGACGCTGACCCGTAAAGCCTCTCAGGCGGGTGCGGTGATGCTGGTGGGGATTGTGTTGCAACTCTCCGGCTTCGTATCCGGGCAGAGCGTACAGGCGCCGGGCGTTAGCCACACCATTCTGATGATTTTGAGCTTCGGCACCGTGGGCGTGCTGGCACTGGGCTTCCTGGTTTCTCTGCGCTTTAAACTTAACCTGCAAACGCACAGCGTGCTGCGTGAAGAGACGCTGAAAATGCGTGAAGCCGGGCGGCCTGTGCCGGAGAATATTACGCCGCAGGCGCGGGCCACGGTCGAAATGCTGGCGGGTATGCCGTATGAATCGCTGTGGGGCAACAACAATATCGGCTACCTGAACCGTCATAAAGGTGACAAGCCGGTCACGCACGCCACGCAGTCGTAA
- a CDS encoding ABC transporter substrate-binding protein, which translates to MRKRYLATRYHEFLLNALVLLAVSLSGVHLVQAETPKPPQRTIHYYGDRTVTVPETVERVATSWNAQNSILAMLGYGDRIVGTTKLVRDMPLFRQFVPSITQASLVAHSGNMGINTEALISRRAQVFFVSDSVSVAEAEALSKAGIAIVPLRYNSLAAMVERTLITGEILGPDASRRAQDFAAYYQDNVRRVTEVIQNIPSQQRVKVYHAVGDPLTTSGRPSLNQDWMDLGGAINVAEPWFSRSGVTTAPVSLEQIFQAEPDVIITMRAGDAKAIRQDAQWQQLRAVKQGRVYANPLGMFWWCRETSEQALQFLWLAKTLYPQQMQHIDMAKETHDFYQRFYGFDLTAQQVNTILSPPE; encoded by the coding sequence ATGCGGAAACGTTACCTTGCCACGCGATACCATGAGTTTCTGCTCAATGCGTTAGTGCTGTTGGCGGTGAGTTTATCCGGTGTGCATCTGGTTCAGGCGGAAACGCCTAAACCACCGCAGCGGACGATTCACTATTACGGCGATCGTACTGTAACGGTGCCCGAAACGGTTGAGCGCGTTGCTACCTCGTGGAATGCGCAAAATTCGATACTGGCTATGCTGGGCTATGGCGATCGTATTGTCGGGACGACCAAACTCGTGCGCGATATGCCACTGTTCCGCCAGTTTGTGCCGTCCATTACGCAGGCTTCGCTGGTCGCTCATAGCGGAAACATGGGAATTAACACGGAAGCGTTGATTTCTCGCCGCGCTCAGGTCTTTTTCGTGTCGGACAGCGTGTCGGTTGCTGAGGCCGAGGCGCTGAGTAAGGCGGGGATCGCTATTGTGCCGCTCCGCTATAACTCACTGGCTGCGATGGTAGAACGCACGCTGATTACCGGTGAGATTCTGGGGCCGGACGCATCGCGTCGGGCACAGGATTTTGCCGCCTACTATCAGGATAACGTCAGGCGAGTGACGGAGGTGATCCAGAACATTCCGTCACAGCAGCGTGTAAAGGTCTACCATGCGGTTGGCGATCCGTTAACCACATCGGGACGCCCTTCACTGAATCAGGATTGGATGGATTTGGGTGGTGCGATCAACGTGGCTGAGCCGTGGTTTAGCCGTTCTGGTGTCACTACCGCGCCCGTTTCGCTTGAGCAAATTTTTCAGGCCGAACCTGATGTGATTATTACGATGCGGGCTGGGGATGCGAAGGCGATTCGTCAGGATGCGCAGTGGCAGCAGCTACGGGCGGTAAAACAGGGGCGCGTCTATGCGAATCCGCTGGGCATGTTCTGGTGGTGTCGGGAAACGTCGGAGCAGGCGCTGCAATTTCTTTGGTTGGCAAAAACGCTGTACCCGCAGCAGATGCAGCACATTGATATGGCAAAAGAGACGCATGACTTCTATCAGCGCTTTTATGGCTTCGATTTAACCGCGCAGCAGGTAAATACTATTTTGTCTCCCCCTGAATGA
- a CDS encoding TonB-dependent siderophore receptor, with product MVVVPPVLSAEPATSNVSEKAKAADVMIVKAEHSEANVNLAGAGMATNDVEIGPLGKRSRLDTPYSTTTVTEAMIANQQAKNVNDLLKYSASSQMQARGGIDVGRPQSRGMQGDVLANSRLDGLNIISTTAFPVEMLERLDVINSLTGALYGPASPSGQFNFTQKRPTAQTLNRFTVGYSGKGAAMGHADLGGHLGDENQFGYRINLLHDEGEGSISNSTLRRQLASVAFDWNISPDTVLEVNASEYRFRKMGYAGGFSYGPTIQLPSAPDVTKQGYGQSFAGLDLITKTASTRLKHYFNNNWYASGGVGYQTADRGMRSLSNAIQKDGTVTSKLTQPYSAGRFKVLSNTLQLNGHIDTAGPSHDVVFSTTGYQWTNYAALGNPKPYTLGSSAFDAPRPYADPSDGRFYVGSGRYKSSRTSQQAITAGDTITFNDRWSAMGVVSQSWITSRSFGADGEVTRDTGTSPTVSLMYKPLPNVMTYVAYADSLEQGGTAPTDDYVVNKGQTLKPYRSTQYEAGVKSQWDGLNLNAALFRLERPFAYVASDNIFKEQGNQVNTGLELMADGEVLSGLHLYGSMTLLDPKLKDTALAATRDKRVVGVPKFQANLLTEYSHPSAPNLVYIANLHYTGKRAANDTNTVWADSYVTLDLGTRYGFKLYDKPAAFRVALNNVTNERYWASVFPGSTDGINGGANAFVGEPREIRASLTVDW from the coding sequence ATGGTGGTTGTTCCACCGGTACTGAGCGCTGAACCTGCAACGAGCAATGTCAGCGAGAAGGCAAAAGCGGCTGACGTGATGATCGTCAAGGCAGAACATAGTGAGGCGAATGTGAATCTGGCTGGCGCAGGTATGGCGACCAATGATGTGGAAATCGGGCCGTTGGGTAAACGTTCAAGACTGGACACGCCGTATTCGACCACGACCGTGACGGAAGCCATGATTGCTAATCAGCAGGCGAAAAACGTTAACGACCTCCTGAAATACAGCGCATCCAGCCAAATGCAAGCGCGGGGCGGCATTGATGTAGGTCGTCCGCAAAGTCGCGGTATGCAAGGCGACGTGCTGGCGAACAGTCGGTTGGATGGGCTAAACATTATTTCCACCACTGCCTTTCCGGTGGAAATGCTGGAGCGACTGGATGTCATTAACAGCCTGACTGGCGCATTGTACGGACCCGCCAGCCCGTCTGGCCAATTTAACTTCACACAAAAAAGACCCACGGCGCAGACGTTGAACCGCTTTACCGTGGGCTATTCCGGTAAAGGTGCCGCGATGGGGCATGCCGATCTTGGTGGGCATCTGGGGGACGAAAACCAGTTCGGTTACCGCATCAACTTGCTGCACGATGAAGGCGAAGGGAGTATCAGCAACAGCACCCTGAGACGACAGCTAGCCAGCGTGGCATTTGACTGGAATATTTCTCCCGATACGGTGTTGGAAGTGAACGCCAGCGAGTATCGCTTCAGGAAAATGGGCTATGCCGGTGGGTTTTCCTATGGGCCGACGATTCAGTTACCCAGCGCACCGGATGTGACGAAACAGGGATACGGGCAGAGTTTTGCCGGTCTCGATCTCATCACCAAAACAGCCAGCACCCGTTTGAAACACTACTTCAATAATAACTGGTATGCCTCGGGTGGGGTGGGCTATCAAACCGCCGATCGCGGTATGCGCTCGCTGAGCAATGCGATTCAAAAGGACGGAACGGTTACCTCTAAATTGACCCAGCCATACTCTGCGGGGCGCTTTAAGGTATTGAGCAATACGCTGCAACTGAATGGCCATATTGATACTGCCGGGCCTTCTCATGACGTCGTCTTTAGCACCACGGGTTATCAGTGGACGAACTATGCGGCGCTGGGGAATCCGAAGCCCTATACGTTAGGTTCCAGTGCATTTGATGCTCCACGTCCTTATGCTGACCCTAGCGACGGACGCTTTTATGTGGGTTCTGGTCGCTATAAGTCGTCGCGCACCAGTCAGCAGGCTATCACGGCTGGCGATACCATCACGTTCAACGATCGCTGGTCGGCGATGGGGGTGGTGAGCCAAAGTTGGATCACCTCACGCAGCTTTGGCGCTGATGGTGAAGTGACTCGCGATACGGGTACCAGCCCGACGGTGTCGCTGATGTACAAACCTTTACCTAACGTGATGACCTATGTCGCTTATGCCGATTCGCTGGAGCAGGGCGGTACCGCGCCAACAGATGACTATGTGGTGAATAAAGGGCAGACGCTCAAGCCTTACCGCAGTACCCAGTATGAAGCGGGGGTGAAATCTCAGTGGGATGGGCTGAACCTGAACGCGGCCCTTTTCCGTTTGGAACGCCCCTTCGCGTATGTCGCATCAGATAACATATTCAAAGAGCAGGGTAATCAGGTTAACACCGGTCTGGAGTTGATGGCGGATGGTGAAGTGCTTTCCGGTTTGCACCTCTATGGCAGCATGACGCTGCTGGATCCGAAGCTGAAAGATACCGCATTAGCGGCAACGCGTGATAAACGGGTGGTTGGAGTGCCGAAGTTTCAGGCCAACCTGCTGACGGAATATAGCCATCCATCAGCGCCTAATCTGGTCTATATCGCGAACCTCCACTACACCGGTAAACGTGCCGCCAATGATACCAATACTGTCTGGGCGGATAGCTATGTGACGCTGGATTTGGGCACGCGCTACGGCTTCAAGCTGTACGATAAGCCAGCAGCATTTCGTGTGGCACTTAATAACGTCACCAATGAACGCTACTGGGCATCTGTTTTCCCCGGCAGCACGGATGGCATTAACGGCGGTGCCAACGCTTTTGTCGGTGAACCGCGTGAAATCCGCGCTTCTCTGACCGTTGACTGGTGA
- the eno gene encoding phosphopyruvate hydratase, with amino-acid sequence MSKIVKVIGREIIDSRGNPTVEAEVHLEGGFVGLAAAPSGASTGSREALELRDGDKSRFLGKGVTKAVAAVNGPIAQAVLGKDAKDQANIDKIMIDLDGTENKSKFGANAILAVSLAAAKAAAASKGLPLYAHIAELNGTPGKYSMPLPMMNIINGGEHADNNVDIQEFMIQPVGAKTLKEAIRMGSEVFHTLAKVLKSKGMGTAVGDEGGYAPNLGSNAEALAVIAEAVTAAGYELGKDITLAMDCAASEFYKDGKYVLAGEGNKAFTSEEFTHFLEDLTKQYPIVSIEDGLDESDWAGFAYQTKVLGDKIQLVGDDLFVTNTKILKEGIDKGIANSILIKFNQIGSLTETLAAIKMAKDAGYTAVISHRSGETEDATIADLAVGTAAGQIKTGSMSRSDRVAKYNQLIRIEEALGDSAPFNGLKEVKGQ; translated from the coding sequence ATGTCCAAAATTGTTAAAGTCATCGGCCGTGAAATCATCGACTCACGCGGAAACCCAACTGTTGAAGCTGAAGTTCATCTGGAAGGTGGTTTTGTAGGTCTGGCTGCTGCGCCATCAGGAGCTTCTACTGGCTCTCGCGAAGCGCTGGAACTGCGTGACGGTGACAAATCCCGTTTTCTGGGCAAAGGCGTAACGAAAGCTGTTGCTGCGGTTAACGGCCCGATTGCTCAGGCTGTACTGGGTAAAGACGCGAAAGATCAGGCGAACATCGACAAGATCATGATCGACCTGGACGGTACTGAGAACAAATCCAAGTTTGGTGCTAACGCCATTCTGGCCGTTTCTCTGGCTGCGGCTAAAGCAGCAGCAGCGTCAAAAGGCCTGCCACTGTATGCCCACATCGCTGAACTGAACGGCACCCCAGGCAAATACTCTATGCCACTGCCAATGATGAACATCATCAACGGCGGCGAGCACGCGGATAACAACGTTGATATCCAAGAGTTCATGATTCAGCCTGTTGGCGCGAAAACGCTGAAAGAAGCCATCCGTATGGGTTCTGAAGTGTTCCACACTCTGGCGAAAGTTCTGAAATCCAAAGGTATGGGGACTGCTGTTGGTGACGAAGGTGGCTATGCGCCAAACCTGGGTTCCAACGCCGAAGCGCTGGCTGTTATCGCAGAAGCGGTAACAGCAGCAGGCTACGAGCTGGGCAAAGACATCACGCTGGCGATGGACTGCGCAGCATCTGAATTCTACAAAGACGGTAAATACGTTCTGGCTGGCGAAGGCAACAAAGCGTTCACCTCTGAAGAATTCACCCACTTCCTGGAAGATCTGACCAAACAGTACCCAATCGTCTCTATCGAAGACGGTCTGGACGAATCTGATTGGGCTGGCTTCGCTTACCAGACCAAAGTTCTGGGCGACAAAATCCAGCTGGTTGGTGACGATCTGTTCGTAACCAACACCAAGATCCTGAAAGAAGGTATCGATAAAGGCATCGCTAACTCTATCCTGATCAAATTCAACCAGATCGGTTCTCTGACCGAAACGCTGGCTGCAATTAAAATGGCGAAAGATGCAGGCTACACGGCGGTTATCTCTCACCGTTCAGGTGAGACTGAAGATGCCACCATCGCTGACCTGGCAGTCGGTACAGCAGCAGGCCAGATCAAAACGGGTTCTATGAGCCGTTCTGACCGTGTTGCTAAATACAACCAGCTGATCCGTATCGAAGAAGCACTGGGTGACTCTGCGCCGTTCAACGGCCTGAAAGAAGTTAAAGGTCAGTAA